Part of the Patescibacteria group bacterium genome, TTTCTTATCGTTTTACAGCCGAGTAGTGGGTCAGTAATTGACTTTGGTATGTTCAAACAAATACACGAAGAGTTAAAGAATGAAAAAAACCAACCTGGGTATATCGGAATCACTTTTAATCACGACAATATAGAGATAGTCACAATTCGAGTTCTTCCGAAATTAGAAAAATATATTCGACCTTACAGCCCAGAAACAGATTTATTTTCAGACTTACTACATTCTTAAAGAAAAAAATGCTCTAACTCCATCCACTAGGTGGAGTTTTGAGTGTTTTTTTGGTTTGGTAGAATAGAGATATGAAGCAGATTATTTTGTTCTGGTTTTTAATTGTTTCAAGTTTTTTGGTTGCCTCTATCTGTTTTGTTAGAGAGAATTTTTTGTTTTTTGAGTTACTTTGGAGAGTCTCAATAATTGCAGGAGTTTATTTTTTTGGTAGACCTCGCTTTTCTTTTACCCGTAAACAGTGGATTACGTTGCTGTTGATCTTTATTCTTACTTTTGGGATTACTCGAGTTTTTTCTTCATCGCATTCATTTCTGTATTCTTTACTTGCGGTTATTCTTGGTCCTCTTGCAGAGGAGATGTTTTTCCGTGGTTGGTTAATCTCCAGACTAGAAGGAAGTAAGAGAGATAAGATTGTCAAATCTTCTTTTCTTTTTAGTTTGTATCACTTAAAGAATGCTTTTCTTCTTCCTCCTCTGGCCTTAGCGTATCAATTATTGTATTCAGGCTTAGTAATAGGACCAATTTTTGCTTGGGTAAGATTGCGATATGACTCTTTGTTTCCTTCGATTGTTTTGCATAGTG contains:
- a CDS encoding CPBP family intramembrane glutamic endopeptidase; amino-acid sequence: MKQIILFWFLIVSSFLVASICFVRENFLFFELLWRVSIIAGVYFFGRPRFSFTRKQWITLLLIFILTFGITRVFSSSHSFLYSLLAVILGPLAEEMFFRGWLISRLEGSKRDKIVKSSFLFSLYHLKNAFLLPPLALAYQLLYSGLVIGPIFAWVRLRYDSLFPSIVLHSVNNTIGLTITERFFPSIIKRFPLVT